A stretch of Vigna angularis cultivar LongXiaoDou No.4 chromosome 4, ASM1680809v1, whole genome shotgun sequence DNA encodes these proteins:
- the LOC108331864 gene encoding uncharacterized protein LOC108331864 has product MATPSKSSKWTDNVSSIAARILFLLIIFQIPLFRVSCRSGMCTNPLHVTSSQLIASEIFPAVVVKGLLYPGAAVNGLIHNMTIPSWDSLLDLYNLTNVKEASAVTDLQRLEVLAGSYFLVAGALVGVLKPGRMSVFGNLLIIWGLVKEGILGKPVNSDPSKAVYVYPTMVIALLCAFSSVKYDVKKAVRSAPVRSSAKPLQSSSKSKLK; this is encoded by the exons ATGGCAACTCCCTCAAAATCGTCGAAATGGACCGACAACGTTTCCTCAATAGCAGCTCGCATCTTGTTCCTTCTTATCATCTTTCAGATCCCTCTTTTCAG GGTGAGTTGCAGATCTGGCATGTGTACAAACCCTTTGCATGTCACATCGTCGCAGTTAATTGCAAGTGAAATCTTTCCTGCTGTTGTGGTGAAAGGCCTTCTGTACCCAGGGGCTGCAGTGAACGGCCTCATCCACAACATGACCATTCCAAGTTGGGATAGTTTGCTGGACTTGTATAATTTGACCAATGTGAAGGAAGCATCTGCAGTAACTGATCTTCAGCGCTTGGAG GTTCTTGCCGGAAGCTACTTCTTAGTGGCAGGAGCACTTGTGGGTGTTCTGAAACCCGGAAGAATGAGCGTGTTTGGGAACCTTCTTATTATTTGGGGACTGGTCAAAGAAGGGATTTTAGGAAAACCAGTAAATTCTGATCCTTCAAAAGCTGTGTACGTCTATCCAACAATGGTGATTGCTTTGTTATGTGCTTTCTCGTCCGTTAAGTATGATGTGAAGAAGGCTGTTAGGTCAGCCCCTGTCAGGTCTTCTGCTAAACCGCTTCAGAGCTCATCTAAGTCTAAGCTGAAATAG
- the LOC108331863 gene encoding UPF0481 protein At3g47200: MAQNGVVNGIRAMLEGAEAAVTEECCIYRVPSDIRKLNEEAYTPKVVSIGPFHHNSPHLQNMERHKLIYCKAFLERYQISLESWIHYIERVESKFRSCYSETLHFTKEELVRIIFVDCGFIFELFWCIFYEEWLGKNITFLMKPLLATNIRLDLLLLENQLPFFVLEDLFNLSFASAPAATPNKKIPSFLELTFDYFIYYNRSKLASQNIRIMHFTDLIRIFHLQYPLQHPLQHPLQHPLQHRVQTDETIIHLPSATELSEAGVKFKVNTQSDCLLDLKFSGGVLQIPQLKVEDWTERLFRNMVALEQCYYPEQSYITDYVAILDFLVNTSRDVDLLVRKRVLVNWLGESDSVASMFNGLWKNITHINFNYQYFLLCKDLNAFCSNPLNKLKSTLRRDYCNTPWQTAVSTAGIVLLFLSLVEAVCSILQTVQK, translated from the coding sequence ATGGCTCAGAATGGTGTTGTGAACGGAATTAGGGCGATGCTGGAGGGAGCAGAGGCTGCCGTAACTGAGGAGTGTTGCATCTACAGAGTGCCCTCTGATATCCGCAAACTGAACGAAGAGGCGTACACCCCAAAGGTTGTTTCTATAGGCCCTTTTCACCACAATAGCCCTCACCTCCAGAACATGGAAAGACACAAACTCATTTACTGCAAGGCTTTTCTTGAACGATACCAAATAAGTTTGGAGAGCTGGATCCACTACATAGAAAGGGTGGAGTCCAAATTTCGAAGTTGTTATTCAGAGACCCTTCACTTCACCAAGGAGGAACTGGTGAGGATCATCTTTGTGGATTGTGGTTTTATATTTGAGCTGTTTTGGTGTATCTTTTATGAAGAATGGTTGGGGAAGAATATCACCTTTCTCATGAAACCTTTGTTAGCTACTAATATAAGATTAGATCTGTTGCTGCTTGAGAACCAACTTCCCTTTTTTGTTCTTGAAGACCTCTTCAATCTCTCCTTCGCCTCTGCACCTGCCGCTACTCCTAACAAAAAGATCCCTTCATTTCTTGAGTTAACCTTTGACTATTTTATCTATTACAATAGATCCAAATTGGCATCTCAAAATATTCGCATAATGCACTTCACGGATCTGATCAGAATATTTCACTTGCAATACCCTTTGCAACACCCTTTGCAACACCCTTTGCAACACCCTTTGCAACACCGGGTTCAGACTGATGAAACAATAATACATCTTCCTAGTGCTACTGAGTTGTCAGAGGCAGGTGTGAAGTTTAAGGTGAACACCCAAAGTGACTGCTTACTAGACTTGAAATTTTCTGGAGGGGTTCTTCAAATCCCACAGTTGAAAGTCGAAGATTGGACTGAACGTTTGTTCCGCAATATGGTGGCTTTGGAGCAGTGTTACTATCCTGAACAATCCTATATTACAGATTATGTTGCTATATTAGACTTCCTTGTAAACACCAGCAGAGATGTGGACTTACTTGTTCGAAAGAGAGTGCTGGTGAACTGGCTAGGGGAGAGTGATTCTGTGGCTAGCATGTTTAATGGTCTTTGGAAAAACATCACacatataaatttcaattaccAGTACTTTCTTCTCTGCAAAGACTTGAATGCTTTTTGTAGCAACCCTTTGAATAAATTGAAGTCCACTCTGAGGCGAGATTATTGTAACACTCCTTGGCAAACTGCTGTTTCCACTGCTGGAATTgttctcctttttctctctttagtTGAAGCAGTTTGTTCTATCTTGCAAACAGTTCAGAAATAG